One Aethina tumida isolate Nest 87 chromosome 5, icAetTumi1.1, whole genome shotgun sequence genomic window carries:
- the LOC109595508 gene encoding pescadillo homolog: MVAKQKKKYSTGEGAQFMSRKQALKKLQLSLKDFRRLCIIKGIYPREPRNRKRAQKGHTGIKTLYHVKDIQFLLHEPIIWRLRDYKIFNKKVGRARATRDFEKLNRYLNNHPTLKLDHIVKERYPTFIDALRDLDDCLTLCFLFSTFPSLKHVPRDQSALCQRLTMEFLHAVIEAKALRKVFISIKGYYFQAEIKGETVTWIVPHHFAFEPQQRAEVDFKIMSTFVEFYTIMLGFINFRLYHWLNLYYPPKFSLAAPSEAEKALVDENVYVAERIAALNFPLSKSSNETVEEEVEIDNFNTEESPEKIEELKKEQEKIKRLKTLFKGKKFFLNREVPREPLVFIIRCFGGEVSWDKTLFVGATFDENDESITHQIVDRQSMSKHYISRYYIQPQWVFDCVNARELLPVNKYFMGEILPPHLSPFIDKDRDQQYIPPEERALLDPSLLEQMHKKDEQEVNGEGDDDEEDEDEENEGEDDEEGEGEEDEEEGEDDEEEEEAAGSKKPKLSVTPGEVYKEVPWEKNRQERQEFRLREKMIKKKHRKLYKSMMEGKKDRAKEIWLLRKKRRLHDEKAAAEKKSKKQAVKNESKQSVSEKKVKKQKPTNNTVKKTKKSKN, from the exons atgGTCGCAAAACAGAAAAAGAAG TATTCAACAGGTGAAGGAGCGCAGTTTATGTCGCGCAAGCAAGCGCTGAAAAAACTGCAGTTGTCGCTTAAGGATTTCAGACGTTTATGCATCATAAAAGGCATCTACCCCAGAGAGCCCCGTAATAGGAAGAGAGCACAGAAGGGCCACACTGGAATAAAAACGTTGTACCATGTCAAAGACATACAATTTTTGCTCCATGAACCCATCATTTGGAGGCTTCGTGACTATAAGATTTTCAACAAGAAAGTAGGACGTGCCAGGGCGACTAgagattttgaaaaattgaacagATACTTGAACAATCATCCTACACTTAAGCTGGATCATATAGTTAAAGAAAGATATCCAACATTTATTGATGCTTTGAGAGACTTGGATGATTGTCTCACTTTGTGCTTCTTGTTCAGCACTTTCCCTTCACTTAAACATGTGCCAAGAGATCAGTCTGCACTTTGTCAAAGATTAACCATGGAATTTTTGCATGCTGTCATTGAAGCTAAAGCATTGAGGAAGGTTTTCATATCGATTAAAGGGTATTACTTCCAAGCTGAAATTAAGGGTGAAACTGTTACTTGGATTGTTCCACATCATTTTGCATTTGAACCGCAGCAAAGAGCAGAAGTtgactttaaaattatgtccACATTTGTTGAGTTTTACACAATTATGTTagggtttattaattttagactcTACCATTGGTTGAATTTGTATTATCCACCAAAATTCTCTTTAGCTGCACCCTCAGAAGCAGAAAAAGCACTGGTTGATGAAAATGTGTATGTGGCTGAAAGAATTGCAGCACTCAATTTTCCATTGTCAAAAAGTTCAAATGAAACAGTGGAAGAAGAAGTAGAAATAGACAACTTCAACACCGAAGAAAGTCCGGAGAAAATTGAGGAACTTAAGAAAGAACAAGAGAAAATCAAGAGattaaaaacactttttaaagGCAAAAAATTCTTCTTAAACAGAGAAGTACCAAGGGAACCTTTGGTATTCATTATTCGTTGTTTTGGAGGTGAAGTCTCCTGGGACAAGACCCTTTTTGTAGGCGCTACTTTTGACGAAAATGACGAATCCATCACTCACCAGATAGTTGACAGGCAGTCAATGAGCAAGCACTATATTTCACGGTACTACATTCAACCCCAATGGGTGTTTGACTGTGTTAATGCAAGGGAATTGTTGCcagttaacaaatattttatgggcGAAATTCTACCCCCACACTTATCACCATTTATTGATAAGGACAGAGATCAGCAGTACATTCCACCAGAGGAGAGGGCATTGTTGGATCCTTCCCTTTTGGAACAGATGCATAAGAAGGATGAGCAGGAGGTGAATGGAGAAGGTGATGATGATGAAGAGGATGAAGATGAAGAAAATGAAGGTGAGGATGATGAAGAAGGTGAAGGTGAGGAAGATGAAGAAGAAGGAGAGGATGATGAAGAGGAGGAAGAAGCTGCTGGATCAAAG AAACCCAAATTGTCAGTAACACCTGGAGAGGTTTATAAAGAAGTACCATGGGAGAAGAATAGGCAGGAAAGACAAGAGTTCAGATTGAGAGAAAAGAtgataaagaaaaaacatagGAAATTATATAAGAGTATGATGGAAGGAAAGAAAGACAGGGCAAAGGAGATTTGGTTGTTGCGCAAGAAAAGGCGACTACATGATGAAAAGGCTGCAGCTGAGAAGAAGTCAAAGAAGCAGGCAGTTAAGAatgaatctaaacaatcaGTTTCAGAGAAAAAGGTTAAGAAACAGAAACCTACCAATAATACAGTGAAGAAAACCAAGAAATCTAAGAATTGA
- the LOC109595484 gene encoding uncharacterized protein LOC109595484: MKFKPNESVLRVALIIFCVIFGVLSISLISLGVVYMDDLWWPRRYVGLDFLALPTLVIILGSISFLMSIIGCWYAKTYNRKFFIGFICVLVVILCLELTISIISFDNMTGSKEKHIRKIMEEEAANMTNGFKEFKDHVSWVYN; this comes from the exons ATGAAGTTCAAACCCAATGAAAGTGTTCTAAGAGTGGCCCTGATAATTTTTTGCGTCATATTTGGG GTGTTAAGTATATCCCTCATATCCTTAGGGGTGGTATATATGGATGACTTATGGTGGCCTAGGCGATATGTTGGTCTAGATTTCTTGGCCCTTCCAACGTTGGTAATAATTTTAGGTTCAATTAGTTTCCTTATGTCCATCATTGGGTGTTGGTATGCGAAAACCTACaacagaaaattttttattgga tttatttgtgTGTTGGTTGTTATTTTGTGTTTGGAATTAACAATCAGTATAATATCATTTGATAACATGACTGGAAGTAAAGAAAAACACATTCGAAAAATTATGGAAGAGGAGGCTGCGAATATGACCAACGGATTTAAGGAGTTTAAAGATCACGTAAGTTGGGTGTATAATTAA
- the LOC109595506 gene encoding protein pelota, whose protein sequence is MKLVDKNIDKDGEGSITLIPEEPEDMWHAYNLISEGDSVRSSTIRKVQSESSTGSSTSNRVRTMLTISVENIDFDTQACMLRLKGRNIEENQYVKMGAYHTLDLEMNRKFTLRKPLWDSVCLERVELAVDPTKSADVAAVIMQEGLAHVCLITSSMTLVRAKIDCNIPRKRKGFVQQHEKGLAKFYDNVMQAIVRHVDFNIVKCVLIGSPGFVRDQFYEYMFRTAVKTDNKILLENKSKFMLVHASSGFKHSLKEVLQDPSVISKISDTKAAGEVKALETFYTTLQCEPAKAFYGKKHVEAASEAQAIETLLISDNLFRCQDVNLRKEYVNLVDSVRESGGEVKIFSSLHISGEQLEQLTGIAAILRFPMPELEDDDSEAED, encoded by the exons ATGAAACTGGTTGATAAAAATATCGACAAGGATGGTGAGGG TTCGATAACCCTCATCCCTGAGGAGCCTGAGGATATGTGGCACGCCTACAACCTCATATCAGAGGGTGATTCTGTCCGTAGCTCCACCATACGTAAAGTACAGTCAGAATCATCAACAGGCTCCTCCACTTCTAACCGAGTGAGAACAATGTTGACCATCAGTGTGGAAAACATTGACTTTGACACACAAGCATGTATGCTTAGACTTAAAGGCAGGAATATTGAGGAGAATCAATATGTTAAG ATGGGTGCCTATCACACTCTAGATCTCGAAATGAACAGAAAATTCACCTTAAGAAAACCATTATGGGACTCAGTTTGTTTAGAAAGAGTGGAATTGGCTGTTGATCCCACAAAAAGTGCTGATGTTGCTGCAGTCATTATGCAAGAAGGTTTGGCACATGTGTGTCTCATCACATCCAGCATGACTCTTGTGAGGGCCAAAATAGATTGTAACATTCCTAGAAAGAGGAAGGGATTTGTGCAACAACATGAAAAg GGTTTGGCAAAATTCTATGATAATGTTATGCAAGCCATTGTAAGGCATGTTGACTTCAACattgtaaaatgtgttttaattggatctCCAGGATTTGTAAGGGATCAGTTTTATGAGTATATGTTCAGGACTGCTGTAAAAACTGACAATAAGATACTGCtggaaaacaaatcaaaattcatGCTGGTTCATGCTTCATCAGGTTTCAAGCACTCCCTGAAAG AGGTGTTACAAGATCCATCAGTTATAAGCAAAATTTCTGACACTAAAGCTGCTGGAGAAGTGAAAGctttagaaacattttatacaacCCTACAATGTGAGCCTGCCAAAGCATTTTATGGTAAAAAGCATGTGGAGGCAGCTAGTGAAGCTCAAGCCATAGAGACTCTATTAAtttctgataatttatttag aTGCCAGGACGTCAATCTTCGTAaagaatatgttaatttagtgGATTCTGTTAGAGAATCAGGGGGCGAGGTAAAAATTTTCTCCAGTCTTCACATATCAGGCGAGC AACTAGAACAATTAACCGGGATCGCAGCAATTCTTCGATTTCCCATGCCCGAATTGGAAGATGACGATAGTGAAGCTGAAGACTAa
- the LOC109595476 gene encoding equilibrative nucleoside transporter 3-like: MPTVFTSTTTEKEGVFSVEKNGYVKPETKEYIKDKFFVVRILFFTMGLVHFVPLTFFTTANDYWMYKFRDTSQEEYNNTQNRTSLQSHFAAATTIATNVPLIIFVLLTTTYGHHVKAKLRVYVAIGLMLMCFVISTIFINLDTDSWQTWFYMLSLLLITIINSARAIYRISIFEIISKFPQVSVAWFLAGEGLAGIFNSILQIISLAIGTSTTTSALIYFISGCAVMLFAMVLYSFTERVTYYKHFIVPFAKPKCKKSVGFKEFVENSKLIWSSIVIILFLYIAQLVTSPSITSLVKSEYAGSGPWSDLYFVPVVTFLLNNVCDFLGRTISSKINKTLNGTLITIIMFLRMVIFVPFFMMCNAQPRHHLPVIFNHDYQYIIIVIVFGLSSGYFFNLAFMSIPSLVPKEETECAYHVLVIYVGIIGAAFSVLSFFSVDVI, encoded by the exons atgccGACGGTATTTACGAGTACAACTACAGAAAAAGAAG GGGTGTTCAGTGTTGAGAAAAATGGATACGTCAAACCTGAGACCAAAGAATACATCAAAGATAAGTTTTTCGTAGTCCGAATTCTCTTTTTTACAATGGGTTTAGTCCATTTCGTTCCGTTGACGTTCTTCACCACAGCAAACGAt tatTGGATGTACAAATTCAGAGATACGTCACAAGAAGAATACAACAATACTCAGAATCGAACATCTTTACAATCGCATTTTGCTGCTGCCACTACAATTGCCACAAATGTACctttaattatattcgttTTGTTGACCACCACTTATGGACATCACGTAAAAGCAAAACTTAGAGTTTACGTGGCCATAGGACTTATGCTCATGTGTTTTGTCATTTCTACCATATTTATCAATCTCGACACTGATTCAT GGCAAACATGGTTTTACATGTTATCTTTGCTCCTCATAACAATAATCAACT CTGCCAGAGCAATATACAGAATAAGCATCTTCGAAATAATATCGAAGTTCCCTCAGGTGTCGGTGGCGTGGTTCCTGGCCGGCGAAGGTCTGGCAGGAATTTTCAATTCCATCCTGCAAATCATTTCGCTGGCGATAGGTACGTCGACGACAACCAGCGCCTTAATCTACTTCATATCCGGCTGTGCCGTCATGCTTTTCGCCATGGTCCTGTACAGCTTCACGGAACGTGTCACCTACTACAAGCACTTCATTGTGCCCTTCGCGAAGCCCAAATGCAAAAAGAGCGTTGGATTTAAAGAGTTCGTTGAGAACTCCAAGCTGATTTGGTCCAGCAtcgttattattttgtttttgtacatAGCCCAACTTGTTACTAGTCCGTCCATTACTTCGTTGGTCAAGTCAGAATACGCAGGATCTGGACCGTGGAGTG ATCTGTATTTCGTGCCCGTGGTAACGTTTTTGTTGAACAACGTGTGTGATTTTCTCGGCAGGACAATctcatctaaaattaataaa ACTTTGAATGGAACCctgattacaataataatgtttttacgtATGGTTATTTTCGTGCCATTCTTCATGATGTGCAACGCACAACCAAGACATCATCTGCCTGTGATATTCAACCACGATTACCAATACATTATTATAGTGATTGTCTTTGGCTTGTCCAGTGGTTACTTCTTTAATTTAGCTTTTATGAGCATACCCAG tttGGTGCCAAAAGAAGAAACAGAATGTGCTTACCACGTATTGGTGATTTATGTTGGGATTATTGGAGCCGCCTTCTCAGTGTTAAGTTTCTTCTCCGTTGATGTTATATAA